The following proteins are encoded in a genomic region of Salminus brasiliensis chromosome 17, fSalBra1.hap2, whole genome shotgun sequence:
- the arrdc2 gene encoding arrestin domain-containing protein 2 isoform X1, whose protein sequence is MIFDKLKKFSIVFDSPEIDSPPVFSSGDVVSGRVVLELAAESSVESLKLHAEGFAKVHWTESRSAGSSTAYTQNYSDEVEYLNRREVLLQADNGELTTLPAGRHEYPFSFQLPEETLVTSFEGKHGSIRYWVKVKLHRPWCTVKKIKKEFTVIEPIDINTPSLLAPQAGTKEKMARAWYRNFGQVSITAKIDRKGYTPGEVIPVFAEFDNSTSRSVVPKAYITQTQTFIARGTMKQKRSVVATLCGDVVGAKRRETWHGRAIKIPPVGPSILQCRIIKVEYMLRVCVNVPGTSKLCLELPLVMGTIPLHPFGSRTSSVSSQYSLNLEWIRMAIPEQPEPPPEYSSVVTEEEAVQNSAARQEEDLSGVLERPFMAYVQEFRFRPPPVYSEVDPNPQPINMRPRCMTC, encoded by the exons ATGATTTTCGACAAGCTGAAAAAGTTCTCCATCGTTTTCGACTCGCCCGAGATCGACTCTCCTCCGGTGTTCAGCAGCGGAGACGTGGTGTCCGGGAGAGTGGTGCTCGAGCTGGCTGCAGAGAGCAGCGTGGAATCGCTGAAACTGCACGCAGAAGGCTTTGCAAAAGTTCACTGGACGGAGTCTCGCAGTGCTGGCTCTAGCACGGCTTACACCCAGAACTACAGCGACGAAGTGGAGTATCTCAACCGAAGAGAGGTGCTTCTGCAGGCAG ATAATGGGGAACTGACCACCCTTCCTGCTGGAAGACATGAATACCCCTTCAGTTTCCAGCTGCCAGAGGA GACACTGGTGACTTCCTTTGAAGGCAAGCACGGCAGCATTCGCTACTGGGTCAAGGTGAAGCTGCATCGACCCTGGTGCACAGTGAAGAAGATCAAGAAGGAGTTTACAGTTATTGAGCCCATTGACATCAATACACCGTCCCTACTT GCACCTCAAGCTGGAACCAAAGAGAAGATGGCTCGCGCCTGGTACAGAAACTTTGGGCAGGTTTCCATCACTGCAAAGATCGACCGCAAAGGCTATACACCAG GTGAAGTGATCCCAGTCTTTGCGGAGTTTGATAACTCTACTTCGAGATCGGTGGTGCCCAAGGCTTACATCACTCAGACGCAGACGTTTATCGCAAGGGGCACCATGAAGCAGAAGCGCTCTGTCGTCGCCACACTGTGCGGGGATGTAGTGGGAGCTAAGCGTAGAGAGACATGGCACGGCCGAGCCATCAAAATCCCCCCTGTAGGCCCCTCTATCCTCCAGTGTCGCATCATTAAAGTGGAATACATGCTCAGG GTCTGTGTAAATGTTCCTGGTACCTCCAAGCTGTGTCTTGAGCTTCCACTGGTTATGGGGACCATCCCTCTCCATCCTTTTGGCAGTCGCACCTCCAGCGTCAGCAGCCAGTACAGTCTGAACCTGGAGTGGATTCGCATGGCCATCCCTGAGCAACCTGAGC CCCCTCCTGAATACAGCTCCGTTGTGACTGAGGAGGAGGCCGTGCAGAATTCTGCAGCCCGGCAGGAGGAGGACCTCAGTGGGGTGCTGGAGCGGCCTTTCATGGCCTATGTGCAGGAATTCCGATTCAGGCCACCTCCTGTGTACAGTGAG GTGGACCCGAATCCTCAGCCCATCAACATGAGACCCCGCTGCATGACATGTTGA